The DNA segment GTGGTCCAAATTTAGATATAAGTAAATTCGATTATAAATTTCCAGAAATATTAACACGCAGAAAGATATTGAGTCAAATTGCATCGTTGTATGATCCATTAGGGTTGGCTATACCAGTATTACTCAAAGCTAAGATCTTGATGAGATCCACGATTTCCAAAGGAAATTCGAATGGTGGTGGAATCAAGTGGGATGATCCACTGGAGGATTCCATGATGAACGAATGGAAAGCGTTTTTCAAAGAATTGTATGGACTGGAGTCATTAACTTTTAGAAGACCCTTAAAGCCATCTAATGCTTTTGGTAAGCCGAACCTAGTAATATTTTCTGATGGTAGCACGCAAGCATATGGGGCTTGTGCATATGTGAGGTGGCAAGTCAGTGATAATAAGTTTGAATCAAGTCTGATAATGGCGAAAAATAAGATTGCACCAGTGAAACAAATGTCTATTCCTCGTCTGGAATTATGTGGTGCTCTCATGGCTGCTAGGATGAGAGAACTCATAGTAAAGGAGTTTTCATGGGAGTTTGAGTCAGTCTATCACATAGTTGACTCAACAATTTTAAGATCACAAATTCAAAAGGAATCCCATGGATTCAACACATTTGTTGCTGTACGCATTGCAGAGATACAAATAAAAACTGATTCAAGGGAATGGTGGTGGGTTGATTCGATTCAAAATGTTGCCGATATGACCTCTAAACCGTGTAGTCCAGAAAAAATTGGTGAAAATTCTCCCTGGCAAAATGGACGAAAATTTCTAACATTACCAATTTCAAAATGGCCTATCAAACAAGATTGTGAAATTGAACTAACTGATAGAGTAGGTGTTGTCATGGCTGTTGCTAAAGTAAGTCAGAACCATGTTATACACATGGTTGATGTTAATAGATTTAGTGATTATTACAAACTACTAAGAGTTACATGCAGGGTAATGAATGTTTTCCAATGCAGATCCTTTAAGGGTATGCTGAGGGAACCAACAGTTCAAGGAATTATTAAAGCAGAACTAATGTGGGTTAGAGAGATGCAAAGGGACATGACTGATTGGAAAGTTAGGTTCAGAAGATTAGGACCTTCAATTAAGAATGGAGTTATAGTAGTAGGACAAAGAATTTCTAAGTGGCTAAAGGAAAATTGGAATAGAGAAGACTATATGTTGCTACCAGCAAATCATCCAGTTACTAGATTGTATATATCACATGTACATGGGGTTGACCATGCAGGCATAGAGACTACTTTggcaaaattacaaagaaaattctgGATTCCAGGGGCCAGAAAAATAATGAAGGCAATAAAAAATCGATGTGTGACATGTAGGAAGTTAACAAAGAAGTTAGAAGACCAATGCATGGGTCAAATGAGGATAGAAAGAATGAAACCTGCTCCACCTTTCTATTACACAGCTATAGCTTTGTTTGGACCCTTAACAATAAGAGACACGGTTAAAAAGAGAACTTATGGTAAAGCCTTTGGTGTTATATTTAATTGTTTAGTTACTAGAGCTGTTCACTTAGATTTGGCTGAAGGATACAGTACTGATGATTTTCTGACCACATTTCAAAGGTTTATTGCTATTAGAGGCGCTCCTAaagttatatattcagataagggaACTCAGTTGATATCAGCAagcaagaaaatagaaaacattgGAGGAAAGGAAGGGGTAACTTGGATCTTTAATATGCCTAGTGACGCACCTTGGTATAATGGGGCAAGTGAAGCCCTGATCAAATCTGTCAAAAGGTGTCTTTGTATTAGTGTGGGAGATTCTGTATTGAATTTTGGAGAGTTACAAACTGCTTTGTTTGGTATTGCTAATCTGATGAATGAAAGACCAATCGGAACAAAACCTGGATTTAGTTTAGAGTTGGGGGGATACCTCTGTCCCAATGGTCTGTTGCTTGGTCGGTCCACTTGCTTCTGTCCAATGGGATGTACGATATTAGTGGTGATCACAAAAGGAGATTAAAGTTTATACAAAGTATAATAGAATCCTTCTGGAAAAAGTGGCACCGAGACTATTTTCCATCATTGTTAATCAGGCAGAAATGGCATTCAACAAGGAGGAATGTGAGAGTTGGAGATGTGGTACTTGTGCAAGATAGTACTGTTGTAAGGGGGGCATGGAAACTAGCACAGGTGATTAGAGCTGATCCAGGACAAGGTGGCGTTGTCCGTGATGTTGATTTAAGGTATAAGATTACAAAGCATGGGAAGGGATATGATGGTGGACTGGATAAGATTATGTGTAGATCAGTACACAGGTTGGTGGTGTTATTACCAATAGAAGAACAATGTAATCATACGTAGTTGACCCTTTTAGATAGGGTATCGGTAATTTGTCACTAATGGTGGGGGAgtgtatcattaacatgataaactttattatactataagattatatttatttaaaaaatgttgatgtgggttggagcgaattgtaacttattacgcatctggaatatcttttgtcttacccATATCTAAATGTCGCACGGTTAGCAGGCGAACTACCGAAAAATGTGCTAACCACTTTGGTGCTGCCTATTGGGTCGAGtggtggtggcaagtgttatttttgtggatgtagacacaagaatgaagtcggtgacatgtaaggccggcaggtgatgggatatttgtgtttggcaatctcctactggggttcaaggcctgtgatagtgaggccattgaagtgagtgcaatacagtgtattatggatgttatatgatatttcatttggaattgctcttattggtaattggattctatgtatatatacagtaatgtttaataatatgagtacatttaatttgatgcagagtgttttagtggctacagtaccatagtttaaagtgttatttatttacattgctataaaaatagttattgttaaaaatatacataccaatatggattgttcatgtaaattactagaagggttgtattaaggacaaatatttttttttttgataattaaatCGGGAAAATTCAAAACTTGTTtagctggttggattgtattattttttatcacatagaatatgtatttcaggttgaaacttatcgttggcaataaaaactgttacaacttatggtccatccttgaacatcccagtacaatatatatatatatatatatatatatatatatatatatatatatatatatatatatatatatatatatatataaatatatataggtatatatcataACTGCTGTATGTGTTTCTTAATAAATAGACATTATCCAATAAAATGTCTTTTTTACAAAAGAATAGAATGTATCATATACCCATAGACTCTTTTCGGTATGAGATAAAAAAACTCCTATTCAAAATAAGACAAATGTTATATTGACTTTGTTTTGAAAAACTCcttcttaattttatatatggtCTTTTTTGGTATCCTTATTCCATAGTTTCCATTTCTACtacgaaaatttaataaaataaaatttctattacaATGGAATCCTTTTTGTGGAAAAGAGATTCTAGAACCAACAGTAATACAATACTGGAGATTTAAGAGAACTGTGGTAGGCAATTTTATGTTATAGATTCGAAATGCGTTTTTCAATATCGTTCAATAAATGAAATACTGTGAGAAACTTTGGCTGTGCTGTCAGAATCTAAAAGGATCAAATCTTTCCCTTAGGTTTTATATTTGCCATTCTCAGTTAATCATCATATAAATTGGTGTCTCCTATGTATTTAAGAGAAACTTCTAGATGGCGGTAGTCTGGCAAATATTCTAAAGTGTCAGATTATTTCATAGGGAAGTTTTGCAAAGTTAAAAGTAAATTGATAAAAGATATAGATATTGGTTATGTATTTCGTAATGTACAACAAAATCCCGAATGGAAATATAACTGTAATGCAGAAACATTTTTATggatttggaaaaatacaaatcgtTATTAAAGTAATTATGTAAACTGACGTGACATTAAGCAAGAATTGTTTCTTTATTGAGGCACATGCAAACGAATATCAATgggctttgttttatttttttttgttaatgcaaATGGTTCGGTCATAAGAAATCATTCAGCTTCAACGTTACCGACCGATAACAAGTGATTTTAGAATACGTGAAATTAAGTTCCGTTTGAAATGTAAGAACTAAAAATTTATGTGTAAACTATGATCAGCTTgatttattttgtaaataatataATCTGCAAGGTGATGAAGTCTAAGGTTGTTGTTATGTActtatagtgtaaaaaaaaaaaaaaaaaaaaaaaaaaaaaaaaaaaaaaaaaaaaaaacatactgaacATTCGATTTTGTGAGAAGAGCATCGGCAACATAACTTCGTTTGACCTCTCAGTATAAACGTGTAATATGTGCTCACAATTGTAAAAAACTTAAAGAATACCTTATTGCATTATACATTGTCACACAGCATTGAGCCGGTTCTAAAgccaaagaaattaaaaattcaaaagGCAATTACAGAAGCAAAAAATACATTATTCCTTATTTGATGCAGCACTTTTGAATTATCATGTAATTTGTGTTTCATTCTGTactaatttttataattatcatcataaaaatGGTAATTTTATGGGATTAAAAGCAAGTCGTTGCTTTTAATCCCATAAAATTAGCCTTTTtatgatgataatcataaaaattagTACAGAATGAAACACAAATTACATGATAATTCAAAAGTGCTGCATCAAATAAGGAATAAGGTATTTTTTGCTTCTGTAATTgccttttgaattttgaatttctttGTCTTTAGAACCGGCTCAATGCTGTGTGACAATGTATAATGCAATAAGGTATTCTTTTAGTGTTTTACAATTGTGAGCACATATTACACGTTTATACTGAGAGGTTGAACGAAGTTATGTTGCCGATGTAGGGTCATGCCCTGCTCACGAAATTGAATGTtcagtatggttttttttttttttttttttttttttttttttttttttttacactagagATACATAACAACTACCTTAGAGTTCATCACCCTGCAGATTatgttatatacaaaataaatatagctGATCATAGTTTACACATAAATTTTTAGTTCTTACATTTCAAACGGTTACtgttcaaataaataaaatattcagaatgagattagctattcttgaaagaaAGTACTTTAAAAGATAATTCCAGAGACACGGTCGAAGTAGAGAACATAATTTCACGTATTCTAATATCACTTGTTATCGGTCGGTAACGTTGAAGCTGAATGATTTCTTATGACCGAAccatttgcattgaaaaaaaaaataaaacaaagcccATTGATATTCGTTTGCATGTGCCTCAATAAAGAAACAATTCTTGCTTAATGTCACGTCAGTTTACATAATTACTTTAATAacgatttgtatttttccaaatccATAAATATGTTGCTGCATTACAGTTATATTTCCATTCGGGATTTTGTTGTACATTACGAAATACATAACCAATATCTATATCTTTCatcaatttacttttaattttgcaAAACTTCCCTATGAAATAATCTGACACTTTAGAATATTTGCCAGACTACCGCCATCTAGAAGTTTCTCGTAAATACATAAAAGACACCAATTTATATGATGATTAACTGAGAACGGCAAATATATAACCCAAGGGAAAGATTTGATCCTTTTAGATTCTGACAGCACAGCCAAAGTTTTTCACAGTATTTCATTTTATGAACGATATTAAAAAACGCATATCAAATCTATAACATAAAATTGCCTACCACAGTTCTCTTAAATCTCCAGTATTGTATTACTGTTGGTTCTAGAATCTCTTTTCCACAAAAAGGATTCCATTAtaatagaagttttattttattaaattttcgtaGTAGAAATAGAAACTATGGAATAAGGATACCCACAAAGaccatatataaaattaagaagGAGTTTTTCAAAACAAAGTCAATATAACATTTGTCTTATTTTGAATAGGAGTTTTTTTATCTCATACCGAAAAGAGTCTATGGGTATATGATACATTCTATACTTTTGTAAAAAGGACATTTTATTGGATAATGTCTATTTATTAAGAAACACATACAGCAGTTAtgacatatacctatatatatatatatatatatatatatatatatatatatatatatatatatatatatatatatatatatatatatatatatatatatatatatatatatatatatatattgtactgggatgttcaaggatggaccataagttgtaacagtttttattgccaacgataagttt comes from the Palaemon carinicauda isolate YSFRI2023 chromosome 16, ASM3689809v2, whole genome shotgun sequence genome and includes:
- the LOC137655261 gene encoding uncharacterized protein, with translation MNEWKAFFKELYGLESLTFRRPLKPSNAFGKPNLVIFSDGSTQAYGACAYVRWQVSDNKFESSLIMAKNKIAPVKQMSIPRLELCGALMAARMRELIVKEFSWEFESVYHIVDSTILRSQIQKESHGFNTFVAVRIAEIQIKTDSREWWWVDSIQNVADMTSKPCSPEKIGENSPWQNGRKFLTLPISKWPIKQDCEIELTDRVGVVMAVAKVSQNHVIHMVDVNRFSDYYKLLRVTCRVMNVFQCRSFKGMLREPTVQGIIKAELMWVREMQRDMTDWKVRFRRLGPSIKNGVIVVGQRISKWLKENWNREDYMLLPANHPVTRLYISHVHGVDHAGIETTLAKLQRKFWIPGARKIMKAIKNRCVTCRKLTKKLEDQCMGQMRIERMKPAPPFYYTAIALFGPLTIRDTVKKRTYGKAFGVIFNCLVTRAVHLDLAEGYSTDDFLTTFQRFIAIRGAPKVIYSDKGTQLISASKKIENIGGKEGVTWIFNMPSDAPWYNGASEALIKSVKRCLCISVGDSVLNFGELQTALFGIANLMNERPIGTKPGFSLELGGYLCPNGLLLGRSTCFCPMGCTILVVITKGD